Proteins from a genomic interval of Sphingopyxis sp. QXT-31:
- a CDS encoding GIY-YIG nuclease family protein, producing the protein MAETPLTTKPKTTLKTVRHPGAGRGLTLAANHIRYGEIPAFAGMTMMGTMCIDRRMRQPCVYILTNRSNHLFYVGVTSDIAARMMQHRAGKGATHCRRYNIRKLVYAEFHATMPEAIAREKALKEWHRNWKRRLITEANPDWNDLFDSLLA; encoded by the coding sequence ATGGCTGAAACGCCGCTCACAACGAAACCGAAAACGACGCTCAAAACAGTCCGTCACCCCGGCGCAGGCCGGGGTCTCACCCTCGCGGCCAATCACATCCGATACGGCGAGATCCCGGCCTTCGCCGGGATGACGATGATGGGAACGATGTGTATCGATCGGCGCATGCGCCAGCCCTGCGTCTACATCCTGACCAACCGCAGTAATCACCTCTTTTACGTCGGCGTCACCAGCGACATTGCGGCGCGTATGATGCAGCATCGCGCGGGCAAGGGCGCCACGCATTGCCGACGCTATAATATCCGCAAGCTCGTTTACGCCGAGTTCCACGCCACGATGCCCGAAGCCATCGCACGCGAAAAGGCGCTGAAGGAATGGCATCGGAACTGGAAGCGGCGACTGATCACCGAAGCCAATCCCGATTGGAACGACCTGTTCGATAGCCTTCTGGCCTAA
- a CDS encoding SDR family NAD(P)-dependent oxidoreductase: MDFTGKSVAITGGATGIGFALAKRLGAAGARVILSEPRAEKLAEAVAALEALGVEALAFAADVTDAASVEALADFAWERHGRADAVIANAGIGGPRASVIDCDPAEARALFEVNFWGVWTVLAAFGRRFQADGLPAGLYATASENAFFNALRVNGGAYVASKHAVLGLMDMLRGEVAPAIDVGVIIPGWVKSDMTRHVEPAMDADAFADRIVPQMEAGEFYLVSHPYNVVRMEERWGEAYAAYAKYAPRTPGDEAWDVQKVIESQVAIKRRD, encoded by the coding sequence ATGGATTTTACGGGCAAGAGCGTTGCGATCACCGGCGGCGCGACGGGGATCGGTTTTGCGCTGGCGAAACGGCTCGGTGCCGCGGGCGCGCGGGTGATCCTCAGCGAGCCGCGAGCGGAGAAGCTGGCCGAGGCGGTGGCGGCTTTGGAGGCACTCGGCGTCGAGGCGCTGGCCTTCGCTGCCGACGTCACCGACGCCGCGTCGGTCGAGGCGCTCGCCGATTTTGCATGGGAGCGGCACGGCCGCGCCGACGCGGTGATCGCCAATGCCGGCATCGGCGGTCCGCGCGCGTCGGTGATCGACTGCGACCCCGCCGAAGCGCGCGCCTTGTTCGAGGTCAATTTCTGGGGTGTGTGGACCGTGCTCGCCGCCTTCGGCCGCCGCTTCCAGGCCGATGGCTTGCCCGCGGGCCTCTATGCGACCGCGTCGGAGAATGCTTTCTTCAACGCGCTGCGCGTCAATGGCGGCGCCTATGTGGCGAGCAAGCATGCGGTGCTCGGCCTGATGGACATGCTGCGGGGCGAGGTCGCACCCGCGATCGACGTCGGCGTGATCATCCCCGGCTGGGTCAAGTCCGACATGACGCGCCACGTCGAACCCGCGATGGACGCCGACGCCTTTGCAGACCGGATCGTGCCGCAGATGGAGGCGGGCGAATTCTATCTCGTCAGCCACCCCTATAATGTCGTGCGCATGGAGGAGCGCTGGGGCGAGGCCTATGCGGCCTACGCGAAATATGCGCCGCGCACGCCGGGCGACGAAGCGTGGGACGTGCAGAAGGTGATCGAATCGCAGGTGGCGATCAAACGGCGCGATTAG
- a CDS encoding M20/M25/M40 family metallo-hydrolase codes for MDFRNVNAWNRRDLIRGGAMLSAGAMLMRPLPGLAANGPMADIRKAAEAGKDASLKRIRDWIALPSIAAENRSMAEGAAYMAELAKDAGFTNVEIVPTDGHPGVFGTIDVGAPRTLGIYFMYDVKQFDPAEWSSPPLEGKMVDRPGFGLSIMGRGAVNQKGPEASFLAALHAIRAAKAKLPVNIVLVCEGEEEIGSPHFRQIATKPNILAALKKCEGIFIPFASQGKSGNVTVNLGSKGIIELELVASGEKWGRGPKGDVHSSLKAMVDSPAWRLVQALQTLVTDGGNTPAIEGWFDNVRPLTAREKELIRAAAKAGDEEQQKAALGITHWIDNLAYDDALIRLAQQPTVNIEGLVAGYTGPGGKTVLPGRAVAKLDLRLVPNQTRAEAEKKLRAHLDKHGFTDVEVNVSGGYDPTEVAEDSRLVRSELATYKKLGVATSLNPRMAGSWPGSTFTAAPVSIPAAHFGIGHGSGAHAPDEYFLIDSTNPKVAGLVDATMGFAEFLYVLAAIK; via the coding sequence ATGGATTTCCGTAACGTCAATGCCTGGAATCGCCGCGACCTGATTCGCGGCGGCGCGATGCTTTCCGCCGGGGCGATGCTGATGCGCCCGCTGCCGGGGCTCGCCGCGAACGGGCCGATGGCGGATATCCGCAAGGCTGCCGAGGCGGGCAAGGACGCCTCGCTCAAACGCATCCGCGACTGGATCGCGCTCCCCTCGATCGCCGCCGAGAACCGCAGCATGGCCGAGGGTGCGGCCTATATGGCCGAGCTCGCGAAGGACGCGGGCTTCACCAATGTCGAGATCGTGCCCACCGACGGTCATCCAGGCGTCTTCGGCACCATCGACGTCGGCGCGCCGCGCACGCTCGGCATCTATTTCATGTACGACGTCAAGCAGTTCGATCCCGCCGAATGGTCGTCGCCGCCGCTCGAGGGCAAGATGGTCGACCGGCCCGGCTTCGGCCTGTCGATCATGGGCCGCGGCGCGGTGAACCAGAAGGGCCCGGAGGCGAGCTTCCTCGCCGCACTCCACGCGATCCGCGCCGCCAAGGCCAAGCTGCCGGTGAACATCGTCCTCGTCTGCGAGGGCGAGGAAGAGATCGGTTCGCCGCATTTCCGCCAGATCGCGACCAAGCCCAATATCCTCGCGGCGCTCAAGAAGTGCGAGGGCATCTTCATCCCCTTCGCCTCGCAGGGCAAGTCGGGCAATGTCACGGTCAACCTGGGATCGAAGGGGATCATCGAACTCGAACTGGTCGCCAGCGGCGAGAAATGGGGCCGCGGCCCCAAGGGTGACGTGCACTCCAGCCTGAAGGCGATGGTCGATTCACCCGCCTGGCGGCTGGTGCAGGCGCTGCAGACGTTGGTCACCGACGGCGGCAACACGCCCGCGATCGAGGGCTGGTTCGACAATGTCCGCCCGCTCACGGCGCGCGAAAAGGAACTCATCCGCGCCGCGGCAAAGGCGGGCGACGAGGAACAGCAAAAGGCGGCGCTCGGCATCACCCACTGGATCGACAACCTCGCCTATGACGACGCGCTGATCCGCCTCGCGCAGCAGCCGACGGTCAATATCGAGGGGCTCGTCGCGGGCTATACCGGGCCCGGCGGCAAGACCGTGCTCCCCGGCCGCGCGGTCGCCAAGCTCGACCTCCGCCTCGTCCCCAACCAGACGCGCGCCGAGGCCGAGAAGAAGCTCCGCGCGCATCTCGACAAGCATGGCTTCACCGACGTCGAGGTCAATGTCTCGGGCGGCTACGACCCGACCGAGGTCGCCGAGGACAGCCGCCTCGTCCGCTCGGAACTCGCGACCTACAAGAAGCTCGGCGTCGCGACGAGCCTCAACCCGCGCATGGCGGGCAGTTGGCCGGGATCGACCTTCACCGCGGCGCCCGTGTCGATCCCCGCGGCGCATTTCGGCATCGGCCACGGCTCGGGCGCGCACGCCCCCGACGAATATTTCCTGATCGATTCGACCAATCCCAAGGTCGCGGGGCTGGTCGACGCGACGAT